In the genome of Desulfuromonas sp., one region contains:
- a CDS encoding ATP-binding protein: protein MRQIGPGTFAGQSFLENARCLVGQNPGKPGEVLPKNVRDGQFKRILETTTDGVVTLDKTGRYTYANPAAERILGVSHELILQRTFDQTEWKFSTITGAPLPNDETPFKRVLQETKAVYGMKLVIERPDGERIVTSTNAAPLFDADGHFDGIVGVITDVTDQQELLEHNLAFHHTVAHDLRGPLTVIQGHAEMLKEAFRQGKVKGGVVLNVEEILNGAEKMNAMIEDLLDTSRIEGGQVSLEQEPIDLDSFVWPLLQKTQKAITLNRLVTRIPRGLPAVSADPARLERILLNLVSNALKFSPAESKVIIEARKMGCEIVISVIDQGKGIVPEDCSRIFKRFFQVKGHQTSSGVGLGLYICRLLVEGHGGHIWVESKLGEGSTFHFTLPIAAEDIL from the coding sequence TTGAGACAGATCGGCCCGGGAACTTTTGCAGGCCAGTCCTTCCTTGAGAATGCGAGGTGCTTAGTGGGTCAAAATCCGGGGAAACCAGGAGAAGTCCTGCCAAAGAATGTCCGGGATGGCCAATTTAAAAGGATTCTGGAAACCACCACCGACGGAGTTGTTACACTGGACAAGACGGGGAGGTATACGTATGCCAATCCCGCTGCCGAGAGAATCCTGGGGGTTTCACATGAACTGATCCTCCAACGAACCTTTGACCAAACCGAATGGAAGTTCTCCACGATAACGGGCGCCCCCCTTCCCAATGATGAGACTCCCTTCAAAAGGGTTCTGCAGGAAACCAAGGCTGTCTATGGCATGAAACTGGTTATCGAGAGGCCCGATGGTGAGAGGATCGTGACGTCCACCAATGCCGCGCCACTCTTCGATGCCGATGGGCATTTTGACGGGATAGTGGGGGTCATCACCGATGTCACCGACCAGCAGGAACTCCTGGAACACAATCTCGCCTTTCACCATACCGTAGCGCACGATCTTCGTGGACCGCTCACGGTAATCCAGGGGCATGCTGAGATGCTAAAGGAAGCGTTTCGACAGGGCAAAGTCAAGGGCGGCGTTGTGCTGAACGTAGAAGAGATACTGAACGGCGCGGAAAAAATGAACGCCATGATTGAGGATCTTCTGGACACCTCGCGCATTGAAGGCGGGCAGGTCTCTCTGGAGCAAGAACCGATCGACCTGGACAGCTTTGTTTGGCCTCTCCTGCAAAAAACCCAAAAGGCCATAACTTTAAATCGGTTGGTGACACGAATTCCCCGGGGGCTGCCGGCCGTTTCGGCAGACCCTGCACGGCTGGAGCGCATATTGCTGAATCTTGTCAGCAACGCCCTCAAGTTCTCGCCGGCCGAGAGCAAAGTGATTATCGAGGCCCGGAAGATGGGCTGTGAAATCGTCATATCTGTCATCGATCAGGGAAAAGGGATCGTTCCTGAGGATTGTTCTCGGATCTTCAAGCGGTTTTTTCAGGTCAAAGGCCACCAAACTTCCAGCGGCGTCGGTTTAGGTCTGTATATCTGCAGGTTGCTGGTGGAAGGTCATGGCGGACACATCTGGGTTGAGAGCAAGCTTGGCGAGGGGAGCACCTTTCATTTCACTCTGCCGATCGCAGCAGAAGACATCTTGTAA